A single region of the Vicia villosa cultivar HV-30 ecotype Madison, WI linkage group LG4, Vvil1.0, whole genome shotgun sequence genome encodes:
- the LOC131597966 gene encoding uncharacterized protein LOC131597966 produces the protein MSRPAQLITDLTPGVNVWKIAVRVIDLWIVKEHNGNQHLEAILQDIKGNQIHLITRNRELDAWKNTLLENQTYMVYNGEPLINDLPLKVCDNNFKLFFNATTTITSIDMPEIPQHTFNFKPFGDFESGEFNVDRLYVFGFLKSDVIGKLQQVVRPKCFLMARQRLNQDNVHNLKLRLIANRSTDGRVYNQPTVSEVAALIVGDVDAAEERDIIMQRQGGSLKRIDEFHASYLAFQYPLIFPYGEDGYRPNVAHRDLDIFDNNPRNRLTIREWLAFRIQTRYDEGKTLLSSRRLFQQFLVDGFTMLEGERLKWLRNNQSKLRVSKYRSLSEEGDQSQTQGSTTGKRVILPSSYVGSRRFMDQLYYDGMAICSKVGFPDLFITFTCNPKWPEIQRALLPLNLKPQDRPDIIARIFKMKFDMLLADVTKKGCLGKVLAYMYTIEFQKRGLPHAHLLIFLHPSNKYPAPEDIDKIISAEVPDPVKKPKLYSLVKNHMVHGPCGLANPKCPCMKEGKCTKYYPKKFQNTTIVDQDGYPVYRRRDNGHKIEKNGILFHSGHVVPHNPHLLMKYEAHINMEWCNQSTSIKYLFKYINKGSDRISAVLVPNSTEREGNNDEIKQYLDCRYVSPSEACWRIFSYSIHGRKPAVERLFFHMEGENSVYYKDFEQIGNVLLKASVTESMFTSWFVANREFEEAKLLTYGQFVSKFVYDKKKRCWKPRKKGYTIGRLIWVPPSTGELYYMRMLLTVRKGPTSYDDLKTIEGFKHSSFREACFAMGFLQDDKEFIEAIKEAFNWGSGVFLRKLFVTMLLSASMNRPDHVWRNTWIYLSDGILYQQRIISRNPELSLSNEEIIELTLIEIEKQLQKNRRTLKDFKPMPYPNSFVLDFLGNRLIYDERQYDITAQKILYQNMFQSLTAMYSIRYFISNCSIGYHKPVFSALHSSVTNLTAFETHIYETHIYRDYVIIANEQHNIFKEIMEAVSKRKGGVFFLYGYGGTGKTFMWNTLSAALHSNREIVLNVASSGIASLLLPGGRTAHSRFKIPVPCLESSICNIDKKSDLAGLLQITNLIIWDEAPMASKFCFEALDKSLKDIMGHDKVASKTIFGGKVVVFGGDFRQILPVVPRGTRSDIVHSTINASYIWDHCKVLTLTKNMRLVSGTNSTNADEIDRFSKWILQVGDGKISEPNDGYAEICIPPELLLTDFVNPIEKIVTSTYPNILDNYTNSTFLQSRAILASTIEVVDEINDYLINLLPGDAKEFLSSDSIDRAEANDNDGFEHLTPEFLSCLKCSGLPNHSLKLKVGTCVMLIRNLDQCEGLCNGTRLTVTRLANHVIEAKIISGTHIGNTIYIPRMSLSPSQSPWPFKLIRRQFPIIVSFAMTINKSQGQSLDYVGLYLPKDVFSHGQLYVAMSRVKSKNGLKILIHDKDKKPLSQTTNVVFKEVFHNVV, from the exons ATGTCAAGACCAGCCCAACTCATAACCGACTTGACACCTGGTGTTAATGTATGGAAAATAGCAGTCCGTGTTATTGATCTGTGGATTGTCAAGGAGCATAACGGGAACCAACACCTTGAAGCTATATTGCAAGATATAAAG GGAAACCAAATACATCTCATCACTCGGAACCGCGAGCTAGATGCCTGGAAAAATACCTTGCTGGAAAACCAAACCTATATGGTTTACAATGGAGAACCATTAATCAATGACTTACCTTTAAAAGTCTGTGACAACAACTTCAAACTGTTTTTCAATGCTACAACCACAATCACTAGCATTGACATGCCTGAAATTCCTCAGCACACtttcaatttcaaaccatttgGGGATTTCGAGAGTGGCGAATTTAATGTTGATCGTTTATACG TCTTCGGTTTCCTTAAATCAGATGTCATTGGCAAACTACAGCAAGTTGTGAGGCCTAAG TGCTTCCTCATGGCAAGGCAGAGACTTAATCAAGACAATGTACACAATTTGAAACTAAGACTTATAGCCAATAGATCTACAGATGGAAGAGTGTACAACCAACCTACTGTTTCTGAGGTAGCTGCTTTAATTGTTGGTGATGTCGACGCTGCTGAAGAACGAGACATTATCATGCAAAGACAAGGTGGCTCATTGAAACGTATTGATGAATTTCATGCTAGCTATCTAGCATTCCAATATCCTTTGATCTTTCCATATGGAGAAGATGGTTATAGACCAAATGTGGCTCACCGAGATCTCGATATCTTTGATAATAACCCAAGAAACAGACTTACTATTCGAGAGTGGTTGGCATTTAGAATCCAAACAAGATATGATGAGGGGAAAACTCTTTTATCTTCTAGACGATTGTTTCAACAATTTCTGGTTGACGGCTTTACCATGCttgagggagagagattgaaatGGCTACGTAATAATCAATCTAAGCTTCGAGTGTCAAAATATCGAAGTCTTAGTGAAGAAGGAGACCAAAGTCAAACACAAGGTTCTACGACCGGAAAAAGGGTGATCTTACCATCATCGTATGTTGGAAGTAGGAGATTTATGGATCAACTTTACTATGATGGGATGGCAATATGTAGCAAGGTAGGCTTTCCCGACCTTTTTATTACTTTCACATGCAACCCTAAATGGCCAGAAATCCAAAGAGCTTTGCTACCGCTAAACCTCAAGCCACAAGATAGACCTGATATCATTGCTAGAATTTTTAAAATGAAGTTTGATATGCTCTTAGCTGATGTGACTAAAAAAGGATGCTTAGGAAAGGTTCTTGCTT aTATGTACACTATAGAGTTTCAGAAAAGAGGTTTGCCACATGCACACCTACTTATCTTCTTGCATCCTTCCAACAAATACCCAGCACCTGAAGATATTGACAAAATTATTTCTGCGGAGGTACCGGATCCTGTGAAAAAACCTAAGTTGTATAGTCTTGTGAAAAACCACATGGTACATGGTCCTTGTGGTTTGGCAAACCCAAAATGTCCATGCATGAAGGAGGGAAAGTGTACCAAATATTATCCCAAGAAGTTTCAGAATACAACCATAGTTGATCAAGATGGTTATCCCGTGTATAGAAGACGTGATAATGGCCATAAAATTGAGAAGAATGGAATTTTATTTCATAGCGGTCATGTTGTGCCACACAACCCTCATTTGCTTATGAAATATGAAGCTCACATCAACATGGAATGGTGCAATCAAAGTACTTCAATCAAATATCTCTTCAAGTACATCAACAAGGGTTCAGATAGGATATCGGCAGTTCTTGTTCCAAATTCCACAGAGCGTGAAGGAAataatgatgaaatcaagcaataCCTTGATTGTAGATATGTTTCACCAAGCGAGGCATGTTGGAGAATTTTCTCCTATTCTATACATGGAAGGAAACCTGCTGTTGAAAGATTGTTTTTTCACATGGAAGGAGAGAACTCTGTTTATTACAAAGATTTTGAACAAATTGGTAATGTCCTTTTAAAGGCAAGTGTAACTGAGTCCATGTTTACCTCTTGGTTTGTTGCTAATAGGGAATTTGAGGAAGCCAAACTCTTGACATATGGCCAGTTTGTGTCAAAGTTTGTTTACGACAAGAAAAAAAGATGTTGGAAACCTAGGAAAAAAGGTTATACAATTGGTCGTTTGATTTGGGTTCCTCCATCAACCGGAGAATTATATTACATGCGCATGTTGTTGACAGTGAGGAAAGGGCCTACAAGTTATGACGATCTCAAGACAATTGAGGGGTTTAAACATTCATCTTTTCGAGAGGCATGCTTTGCAATGGGATTTCTACAAGATGATAAAGAATTCATTGAGGCTATCAAAGAAGCTTTTAATTGGGGTTCTGGTGTATTTCTCCGCAAGCTGTTTGTTACCATGTTGTTGTCAGCGTCAATGAACCGACCAGATCACGTATGGCGTAACACTTGGATCTACTTATCAGATGGAATTCTTTATCAACAAAGGATAATATCACGTAATCCAG AGTTATCGTTGTCTAACGAAGAGATCATAGAACTCACCTTGATTGAAATtgagaaacaacttcaaaagaacCGACGGACTCTAAAAGATTTTAAGCCGATGCCTTATCCAAACAGTTTTGTACTTGATTTTCTTGGGAATCGACTTATTTACGATGAGCGGCAATATGACATTACAGCGCAGAAAATACTATACCAAAATATGTTTCAATCTCTAACAG CTATGTACTCCATCCGGTATTTTATATCAAACTGCAGTATTGGATATCACAAACCAGTATTTTCTGCGCTCCATAGCAGTGTCACAAATTTAACTGCCTTTGAAACTCATATATATGAAACTCATATATACCGAGACTACGTCATTATAGCAA ATGAACAAcataatattttcaaagaaaTAATGGAAGCTGTGTCCAAAAGGAAAGGTGGTGTCTTTTTTTTATACGGTTACGGTGGAACTGGAAAGACATTCATGTGGAACACACTTTCAGCAGCTTTGCATTCTAATCGGGAAATAGTTTTGAATGTCGCATCTAGCGGAATTGCAAGTCTACTTTTGCCTGGAGGGAGAACTGCACATTCAAGATTCAAAATACCTGTACCATGCTTAGAATCATCCATTTGTAACATTGACAAAAAATCAGACCTAGCTGGATTGTTGCAAATAACTAATCTTATCATTTGGGATGAAGCTCCTATGGCTAGCAAATTTTGTTTCGAAGCTCTTGACAAGTCTTTGAAAGATATAATGGGTCATGACAAGGTTGCTTCTAAGACAATTTTTGGAGGAAAGGTTGTGGTCTTTGGTGGTGATTTCAGACAAATTCTACCCGTTGTTCCTAGAGGAACCCGGTCTGACATTGTTCATTCAACAATAAATGCGTCATATATTTGGGATCATTGCAAAGTTCTAACGCTCACAAAAAATATGCGTTTGGTATCTGGGACAAATTCAACAAATGCAGATGAAATAGACCGCTTTTCTAAGTGGATATTACAAGTTGGAGATGGAAAGATATCTGAACCAAATGATGGATATGCTGAAATTTGTATTCCACCTGAGTTACTTCTAACAGATTTTGTAAACCCAATTGAAAAGATTGTTACAAGTACCTATCCGAATATCCTTGATAATTACACAAATTCAACTTTCCTTCAAAGTAGAGCAATATTAGCTTCAACCATCGAAGTTGTGGATGAAATCAATGATTACCTAATAAATCTTCTACCAG GTGATGCAAAGGAATTTTTAAGTAGTGACTCAATTGACAGGGCCGAAGCTAATGACAATGATGGTTTTGAGCATTTGACACCTGAATTTTTAAGTTGTTTGAAATGTTCTGGTTTGCCAAATCATTCATTGAAGCTAAAAGTTGGTACTTGTGTGATGTTGATAAGGAATTTGGATCAATGTGAAGGTCTTTGCAATGGTACAAGATTAACGGTAACTAGACTTGCAAATCATGTCATCGAAGCCAAGATTATATCAGGTACACATATTGGAAATACTATTTACATCCCAAGAATGTCTTTATCTCCTTCTCAATCACCTTGGCCATTCAAACTCATTCGAAGACAGTTCCCCATTATTGTTTCATTTGCTATGACCATAAATAAATCTCAAGGCCAATCGTTAGACTATGTTGGTCTATATTTGCCTAAAGATGTCTTTAGTCACGGTCAACTATATGTGGCTATGTCAAGAGTGAAGAGCAAAAATGGGTTGAAAATCTTGATTCACGACAAAGACAAGAAACCATTATCTCAAACAACTAATGTGGTCTTCAAAGAAGTGTTTCATAATGTTGTATAG